The following are from one region of the Alicyclobacillus fastidiosus genome:
- a CDS encoding N-acyl homoserine lactonase family protein, with product MVAYVKRQPRLFVLDHGAMRMDKNWLVSVHNPATVENPHVKAEFIDIPIYSVLVDHPDGKILFDASCNPNSMGEHGRWPMSQQKLFPWAATEACYLPNRLEQLNISPSDIRYVVASHLHCDHAGCLELFKNATIIVHEDELNAALQSYLCRNDESFVWADIDAWVQSHLNWRLVRRDEPVLPLLDGIRVLNFGSGHSYGMLGMQVNLPETGSILLASDAVYSSDTYDGVAVPGAVYDTVGYRATVRRIQSIARDTNAIVWCGHDNQQYQLLRKSDVGYYE from the coding sequence ATGGTGGCTTATGTGAAACGACAACCACGACTATTCGTGCTAGATCACGGGGCTATGCGAATGGACAAGAATTGGCTTGTCTCCGTGCATAACCCGGCCACCGTGGAGAATCCACACGTCAAGGCAGAGTTTATCGACATTCCAATTTATTCAGTGTTGGTTGACCACCCGGATGGAAAGATATTGTTTGATGCTTCTTGTAACCCAAACTCGATGGGGGAACATGGGCGTTGGCCCATGTCACAGCAGAAATTGTTCCCATGGGCCGCGACAGAAGCCTGTTACTTGCCGAACCGACTCGAACAGTTGAATATCAGCCCAAGTGATATTCGATATGTAGTTGCCTCACATTTGCACTGTGATCACGCCGGCTGCCTCGAACTCTTTAAGAATGCCACGATTATTGTCCATGAAGACGAATTAAACGCTGCGCTCCAAAGTTATCTTTGCCGGAACGATGAATCGTTCGTCTGGGCTGACATCGACGCTTGGGTACAATCTCATTTAAATTGGAGGCTTGTCCGTCGTGACGAGCCGGTGTTGCCGCTCCTCGATGGCATTCGTGTATTGAACTTTGGTAGTGGGCATTCCTACGGGATGCTCGGAATGCAGGTGAATCTTCCTGAAACAGGTTCAATTCTGTTGGCCTCTGACGCGGTGTATTCATCCGATACGTATGACGGCGTTGCGGTTCCGGGGGCAGTCTATGATACCGTGGGGTACCGTGCGACAGTACGGAGGATCCAAAGTATCGCAAGGGATACGAACGCTATCGTTTGGTGCGGTCACGACAACCAACAGTACCAACTGCTGCGTAAGTCTGATGTGGGTTACTATGAGTAA
- a CDS encoding lyase family protein, with product MKALYGDQTKTCVETMSFSSKVLGDYPQYVKNLMLVKMAAAKANVLVNALPEAVADAIMNSCQYAIDTYDAQQYPVDVCHGGGGIGINMNINEVISALASDRSGLVIDPIVHVNKSQSTADVCHTAIRLTLGSLLDDLLDVLSVCGEAFRDKQREFTGIATISRTCMMDAMEIDLGHRFSGYADVVFRRREAILLHRQRMFTVNLGGTVIGSGEGAVPGYREVVIETLRELYGEELVHPVNFYDTAQNMDELVALAQSLSNLSQVLVKVSQDLRFLSSGPEAGIGELKLPKTQSGSSFFPGKVNPVLLEMMMQCAFLVQGLTRSVESSQMHGDTDLNVFEEFAGILVMDQIQCLQKAIHLLTSYALVGISVDTERCASHANSLVPMVTRLANQHGYGKVSNVIQDAAYKAIPVKQALIDAF from the coding sequence GTGAAGGCTCTTTACGGAGATCAAACGAAAACGTGCGTCGAGACCATGTCGTTTTCCAGCAAAGTCCTGGGGGACTACCCGCAGTACGTGAAGAACCTGATGCTCGTAAAGATGGCTGCGGCAAAGGCAAACGTTCTCGTAAATGCACTACCGGAGGCAGTCGCTGATGCCATCATGAACTCGTGCCAGTACGCGATTGACACGTACGACGCACAACAGTATCCGGTTGATGTCTGCCATGGTGGCGGTGGCATTGGTATCAACATGAACATCAATGAAGTCATCAGCGCGCTTGCTTCCGATAGGAGTGGGCTGGTGATTGATCCGATTGTCCATGTGAATAAATCTCAATCGACGGCGGATGTATGCCATACAGCCATTCGACTTACCCTTGGTAGTCTGCTCGATGATTTGCTTGATGTGCTTTCGGTGTGTGGTGAAGCATTCCGGGATAAGCAACGCGAGTTCACTGGCATTGCTACCATATCTCGTACTTGCATGATGGACGCAATGGAGATAGACCTAGGCCACCGATTTTCTGGCTATGCCGATGTCGTTTTCCGACGCCGGGAAGCCATTCTCCTTCACCGACAGCGTATGTTTACAGTCAATCTAGGGGGCACTGTCATCGGATCGGGAGAGGGAGCCGTCCCAGGCTACCGCGAAGTCGTCATTGAAACGCTGCGGGAGCTGTACGGCGAAGAACTTGTGCATCCGGTCAATTTTTACGATACCGCTCAGAACATGGACGAACTTGTTGCTTTGGCGCAGTCACTTTCTAATTTGTCGCAAGTGCTTGTAAAGGTCAGCCAGGACCTGCGCTTTCTTTCATCTGGTCCAGAAGCGGGCATCGGGGAATTGAAACTGCCAAAGACTCAGTCTGGGTCATCGTTCTTTCCAGGTAAAGTGAATCCCGTATTGCTAGAGATGATGATGCAATGTGCATTTTTAGTACAGGGGCTTACCCGAAGCGTTGAATCGTCTCAGATGCACGGTGATACGGATTTAAACGTGTTTGAGGAGTTTGCTGGAATCTTGGTAATGGACCAAATCCAATGTTTGCAAAAAGCCATTCACCTACTTACGAGTTATGCATTGGTGGGGATTTCGGTAGATACGGAGCGTTGCGCTTCCCACGCGAATAGCCTGGTTCCAATGGTAACTCGTCTCGCAAACCAGCACGGATACGGCAAAGTTTCCAATGTCATTCAAGATGCTGCATACAAAGCGATACCCGTAAAGCAAGCCTTAATAGATGCATTTTGA
- a CDS encoding aldehyde dehydrogenase family protein, translated as MEAAKREWAAQWLSTPKYMYINGEFRKSQDEGTLETINPATGTVLGSFYRATKSDVDAAVEAASKAFHEGPWKKTSKKERAKVLHQIADAIRRHQAELSTLETLDNGKLYSESWYDDLVETADIFDYYAGWTDKFYGETSPVDGDFINYTSREPVGVCGQIVPWNYPILMVSWKLAPALAMGNTVVLKPSEVTSLSAIRLVEILHEEVELPRGVINLVLGGGDVGAEIANHMHVDKIAFTGSTAVGKKLLHGSADSNLKTLSLELGGKSPNIVFEDVPDLEFAIERSFYGLFTHKGEKCSAPSRLFVHKKHYDTFVSRLAEMADSYVLGDPFDPSTNQGAQSSKLHMEKILRYIGYGIEDGARLVAGGRRDTSGSNADGYFVRPTIFADVDNKMRIAQDEIFGPVLPIIPFSDEDEVIRMANDTTYGLAAGLWTKDISRAHRVAAQLEAGMVFINKYGCYDFSAPFGGFKQSGWGKEYAIHSLESYTKVKSIWVAL; from the coding sequence ATGGAAGCAGCAAAAAGAGAATGGGCTGCACAGTGGCTCTCAACACCAAAGTATATGTACATCAATGGGGAATTTCGAAAGAGTCAAGATGAAGGTACTCTTGAAACCATAAATCCGGCAACGGGTACGGTTCTGGGTTCCTTCTATAGAGCAACCAAATCCGATGTCGATGCGGCAGTTGAAGCGGCTTCGAAGGCTTTCCATGAAGGCCCTTGGAAGAAGACCAGCAAGAAAGAACGCGCAAAGGTTCTGCATCAAATTGCCGATGCAATTCGTCGTCATCAAGCGGAACTTTCTACGCTTGAGACACTCGATAACGGAAAACTATACAGCGAGTCTTGGTATGACGATCTCGTCGAAACCGCCGACATCTTTGACTATTACGCAGGCTGGACTGACAAGTTTTACGGGGAAACCTCTCCTGTCGATGGAGATTTCATTAACTATACGAGCCGTGAACCTGTTGGTGTTTGCGGACAAATTGTACCTTGGAACTATCCCATTTTGATGGTTTCCTGGAAGCTTGCGCCGGCGTTGGCCATGGGCAACACCGTTGTTTTGAAACCTTCTGAAGTAACGTCCCTTTCAGCAATTCGCCTGGTGGAAATTCTACACGAAGAAGTGGAGTTGCCACGCGGCGTAATCAACTTAGTACTTGGCGGCGGAGATGTAGGGGCCGAAATTGCAAATCACATGCACGTGGATAAAATTGCGTTCACCGGAAGTACGGCAGTTGGAAAAAAGCTATTGCACGGGTCAGCTGATTCAAACTTGAAGACACTTTCGCTGGAACTTGGCGGCAAGAGCCCGAACATTGTGTTTGAGGACGTTCCTGATCTTGAATTTGCTATTGAAAGGTCGTTTTATGGGCTCTTTACGCATAAGGGCGAGAAGTGTTCTGCACCGAGTCGCTTGTTTGTTCACAAGAAGCACTATGACACGTTCGTATCGCGTCTGGCAGAAATGGCTGATTCCTACGTTCTTGGGGATCCGTTCGACCCAAGCACCAATCAAGGGGCACAATCGTCGAAGCTGCACATGGAGAAAATCCTTCGCTATATCGGTTATGGCATTGAGGACGGGGCTCGTTTGGTTGCCGGTGGGCGTCGGGACACAAGTGGATCGAACGCTGATGGTTACTTTGTCCGTCCAACGATTTTTGCCGATGTCGACAATAAGATGCGGATTGCACAAGACGAGATCTTTGGACCCGTTCTTCCGATTATTCCGTTTTCAGATGAGGACGAAGTGATTCGTATGGCAAACGATACAACGTACGGACTCGCTGCAGGTCTTTGGACGAAGGACATTAGTCGCGCTCATCGCGTAGCGGCACAACTTGAAGCCGGTATGGTCTTCATCAATAAGTACGGCTGCTATGATTTTTCGGCTCCGTTCGGTGGATTTAAGCAGAGTGGATGGGGAAAAGAGTATGCGATTCACTCGCTCGAATCCTATACAAAGGTCAAATCCATCTGGGTTGCACTCTAA
- a CDS encoding cytosine permease, whose protein sequence is MQVEQHSLSFVPESERHGKARDLFNVWFSANMDMLVIVTGALAIGYGLNVVWSLIAVVIGNAIGGIFMASHSAQGPKLGIPQMVQSRAQFGVIGAVLPLILVIGMYLGAFFSCGSLGAQAVHSAIPQISVTTALIVLGAITLVITVYGYDLIHLVERYLTIVFLVVFLIATVALFHLHLPVGEWALSNFHLAPFVVMVSIAATYQMTYAPYVADYSRYLPKNTSSAATFWYSYLGNVISCIWMMIMGVVLAAAFPKFGNDSTGYVAHILGPHFAPVMYIVLVLGIIAIQVLNLYGAFMSTITTLEAFTKITGSRKTRFWLVFVISVVGTYLAISGQTGFTTIYSDFMLLLQYFLLPWSAINLIDFYLLRHGDYDVEAMFDVNGKYGRFNWISISAYIITIILQIPFMNTSLYEGPVARALNGDDIAWVFALALPMIFYYIPMRRKAAASSALSIDSNAV, encoded by the coding sequence ATGCAAGTCGAACAGCATAGCTTAAGTTTTGTACCGGAGAGTGAACGTCACGGTAAAGCTAGGGATTTGTTCAACGTTTGGTTCAGTGCGAACATGGATATGCTCGTCATTGTTACGGGTGCATTGGCCATTGGTTATGGTCTGAACGTCGTTTGGTCCCTCATAGCTGTAGTGATTGGTAATGCCATTGGCGGCATTTTTATGGCCTCCCATTCGGCGCAGGGACCCAAGCTTGGCATTCCTCAGATGGTACAAAGTCGAGCTCAGTTTGGTGTCATTGGTGCAGTACTTCCGTTGATCCTCGTTATTGGAATGTATCTCGGTGCGTTTTTCAGCTGCGGATCGCTTGGTGCTCAAGCAGTCCACAGTGCGATTCCGCAGATTTCTGTTACGACCGCGTTGATTGTCTTAGGTGCCATAACGCTTGTCATCACAGTTTACGGTTATGATTTGATTCACTTAGTCGAACGCTATCTTACCATTGTCTTTTTGGTTGTTTTTCTGATTGCCACCGTCGCGCTGTTCCACCTACATCTACCAGTTGGAGAATGGGCGCTTTCAAACTTCCACTTGGCTCCATTTGTGGTGATGGTCAGCATCGCGGCAACTTACCAAATGACATATGCTCCATACGTGGCAGACTACTCCCGTTACTTGCCGAAGAATACATCTTCTGCTGCAACGTTCTGGTACAGCTATCTGGGAAATGTCATCAGCTGTATTTGGATGATGATTATGGGAGTGGTACTTGCTGCAGCGTTCCCGAAATTCGGTAACGATTCCACAGGGTATGTCGCACACATTTTAGGGCCACATTTTGCACCCGTTATGTACATTGTTCTCGTGCTTGGCATTATTGCCATTCAAGTGTTAAACCTTTACGGTGCGTTCATGTCCACGATTACGACCCTTGAGGCGTTTACCAAAATTACGGGGTCACGAAAGACTCGTTTTTGGCTTGTATTTGTGATTTCGGTGGTAGGCACGTACTTGGCAATCAGCGGGCAGACTGGGTTTACCACGATTTACAGCGACTTTATGCTGTTGTTGCAATATTTCTTGTTACCTTGGAGTGCAATTAATCTCATTGATTTTTATCTGCTTCGGCACGGGGATTACGATGTAGAAGCCATGTTTGATGTAAATGGAAAGTACGGTCGCTTTAACTGGATTTCGATTAGTGCTTACATCATCACGATTATTTTGCAGATTCCATTTATGAACACGTCGCTGTACGAAGGCCCAGTAGCGCGCGCCCTAAACGGTGATGACATTGCATGGGTGTTTGCACTCGCGCTCCCAATGATTTTTTATTACATTCCGATGCGTCGAAAAGCAGCTGCCAGTTCGGCTTTAAGTATCGATTCTAACGCGGTATAA
- a CDS encoding IclR family transcriptional regulator, with product MDKRIDSDENPLKLKQGEPTVQAVDRAIVLLKLVSMSEHPIPINDLAKQAHINRTTAWRLLSTLEHHGLVERDALTKGYRLGLAAGQLTSVTSSNELLSLRARPMMEKLAETTQETVMLSVPKNFGVVAISQIDPPHSVRLIDYVDVVLPLHCTSNGKLLLANLPKAEVEHFFDRPLEKRTTRTMTDPLELKKQLNTIRKNGFALSIGELDESENGISAPIYDANGVLIAFISVSGPAFRFTEDRAIQIAQNVVKTAVEISNALKQ from the coding sequence ATGGATAAACGAATTGATTCCGATGAAAATCCATTAAAACTTAAGCAGGGTGAACCAACCGTTCAAGCTGTGGACAGAGCAATTGTGCTGTTGAAGCTAGTGTCCATGAGCGAGCATCCGATTCCCATCAACGACCTCGCCAAACAAGCTCATATCAATCGAACAACTGCGTGGCGGTTGCTTTCGACTCTTGAGCACCATGGCCTCGTGGAACGGGATGCCCTCACAAAGGGATATCGACTCGGATTGGCAGCTGGACAACTAACTTCCGTCACTTCTAGCAACGAGCTTTTGTCACTCCGTGCACGCCCAATGATGGAAAAGTTGGCCGAGACTACACAAGAAACAGTAATGTTGAGCGTACCGAAGAACTTTGGAGTCGTTGCCATCTCCCAGATTGACCCACCCCACAGCGTTCGGCTTATCGATTACGTGGACGTGGTTCTACCGCTACACTGTACATCGAACGGTAAGCTGTTGCTCGCCAACTTGCCTAAAGCGGAGGTTGAGCATTTCTTTGATAGACCACTGGAGAAACGGACAACCCGTACAATGACGGATCCGCTTGAACTTAAGAAACAACTCAACACCATACGAAAGAATGGATTCGCCCTATCCATTGGAGAATTAGATGAAAGTGAAAATGGGATTTCTGCTCCCATTTACGATGCGAACGGAGTCTTAATCGCATTTATAAGTGTTTCTGGGCCGGCATTTCGCTTTACTGAGGACCGCGCAATTCAGATAGCACAAAATGTGGTTAAGACTGCAGTAGAGATTTCTAACGCGTTGAAGCAGTAG